ACCGATACTCTTGGCCGTAAAGCCCCAATATTGGTTTACCCATCACGACGACGGTCGTCATGAAGATCGCGATCCCGATTGCCAACAAACGATGGCGCCGACGCTTCATCACGACGCCTTTGGCGTAGTCGTTCGTGGTCAGAATCTCGGACATCGTCGGTTGAAAGTACTTGTCGGTGGACTTCGAAAGCAGCAGGATCAAGCAACCGGTTTCCATGGCCGGCCCCAGCAGCGCGACTTGGCCTTCGATGTGTTCCACGTGGTGGGCGATCACCAACGTGGCGCGGAAAAACCACGCGACCGAGAACCCGAACGCCATGTAAGTGACGCCTTCAAGGATCCATGACTTCACGTTGGTTGTCGGTGGAACTCGCGGATTTTTTGATCGCGTGTGTCGGAAACTGATCCAAGCGACGCAGGCCGTCGATGCGACCATGCCAACCAGGCTGCCGCCGGCAAAACAAACGACCGCACTTCGGGCCGACATCCCGTCGTGGCTTGCCACCCAGCCGATCGCGGCCAATGTCACAATCGGCACCGCGATTCGGGCGATCGTCGTCGCCAGCGACGCGTATCGAAACGCCAGCATCAAATCGATTGCGACTCCGAATAGCGCCATCGCGGGCAAGAACACCAAGCCCAGATCCATCACCCGTTCGGACAATCCCGATCGGATCGAATGTTCGACCGACGTGGCCGCCAACGCCAAAACCAACGACGTCAACAGCGTGCCCGCGATGGCGAATCGAACGTAGCCCGAGAGGCGATCGATTCGATCGGACGCAACGTATTGCGGAATCGCTTTGAGCCCAAACTTGCCAAAGCCGGCTTCGCCCAACGACGACAACAACCCCAGCGTGGCGATCGCGCCGATGTATTGTTCGAAATCGGCTTGGGGCAGATTCCGAGCGAGCACGATCGTGATGGCGTAACCAATACCCACACCCACGACGTTGCAAATGATCAACCAAACGGGGGCAAAATCGAAGGCGTTCGTGTCGTCCGTTGCGATATCGCTGATAATGTTGTCGGGTGTCGGCAGGGTTTCATGGGCGTGGCTCAAGGGCCATCCAGTCTACTTCGATTCGGCACCGGTGATCATGCCTTCGATCGGATTGAGAAACGGACGCGAATCGCGACCGAGTCGTTCGAACAAACCGAGCGTTTCGTTGAAGTCCAAATCGGTCGACTGAACTCGTTCGGCCGGTACCAAGACGACATGACCGATCCAAGTGTCGGGCGCGCCCGGAAAATACACGACGACCAATCCGCTTGGCAAACGATCGGCTTCCATCGCAATACGATAGCCCTCGGGGCAAGTGACCAATACTGGCTTCAGCGATGGGCCGCCGCTGTCGTGCTTCAAGTTTCCCGCCAACAAGTCCTTGTAGATCGCATACTTGGGAAAGACCGTGATCAGTTGCTTCTCGATCGTCGACGAAAACTTTTTCCCGATCGCCCGTCGTGCAACCACGCCGGCGAAGAAACATGCGAAAACGATGATCGCTACAGACGCCGAGAATAAAAACGCGATTCCGGTCGCCGTGTTGACGGGAACCCACTCGGGCAGCGAATCGCCCAGCGGAACGGCGACCGCCGAGACGATGCTGTAGACCTGGCCCAACAACCCCAGCGTTACCGCCAACGGAAGGAGGAAAAAGAGTCCGCCAATGGCAGTCGAACGCAGGAATCCGACCGATTCGTGAATCTTATCGCGCATCAGCAATATCTTTCGGCGAGGGGGGCGTCAGTACGTCGGCCCATCCTAGGGATGCCGACGCCAGTAGCTAGTAGGCTGATGTACTGGCCTGTCAGGGCGCGAGGGGGGCTGACCATTTTTGACAACAAACATAGACTTAATTGCTTCCCGCCTACATCACCCCGTGATCTCCATAGCGATGTCCGAACAAGATATTTACGAAGAACACGTTCTCGACCATTACGAAGACCCCTACCACCGGGGTCCGTTTGAGTCGGCGACTCATGCCCACGACGGAAAGAACCCGCTGTGCGGTGACGTGATCCACATCGATTTGAAGTTATCGGACGATGGGAAGATCGATGAAGCGTGGTTTGACGGCCAAGGTTGTGTGATCAGCCAAGCATCGGCGTCGATGTTGATCGAAAAAATCGAAGGCAAGTCGCTGAAGGAAGTGCTGCAGTTTTCGGCCACCGACATGTTGGAACTTTTCGGCCCCAAGCTGAC
The sequence above is a segment of the Rubripirellula tenax genome. Coding sequences within it:
- the sufU gene encoding Fe-S cluster assembly sulfur transfer protein SufU; the protein is MSEQDIYEEHVLDHYEDPYHRGPFESATHAHDGKNPLCGDVIHIDLKLSDDGKIDEAWFDGQGCVISQASASMLIEKIEGKSLKEVLQFSATDMLELFGPKLTPNRQKCCLLSWRVLQTAVHSPVGSPGEATNGEDGASFGGPSLGEES
- a CDS encoding lipopolysaccharide biosynthesis protein — encoded protein: MSHAHETLPTPDNIISDIATDDTNAFDFAPVWLIICNVVGVGIGYAITIVLARNLPQADFEQYIGAIATLGLLSSLGEAGFGKFGLKAIPQYVASDRIDRLSGYVRFAIAGTLLTSLVLALAATSVEHSIRSGLSERVMDLGLVFLPAMALFGVAIDLMLAFRYASLATTIARIAVPIVTLAAIGWVASHDGMSARSAVVCFAGGSLVGMVASTACVAWISFRHTRSKNPRVPPTTNVKSWILEGVTYMAFGFSVAWFFRATLVIAHHVEHIEGQVALLGPAMETGCLILLLSKSTDKYFQPTMSEILTTNDYAKGVVMKRRRHRLLAIGIAIFMTTVVVMGKPILGLYGQEYRSAYAATCVIAAGSSVWTYFSIAPIFLLFAKERRRLLINLLGHAVVMGGLTIVLFRTYGVLGAAIAYCVTVTSLSLINAKMANRRLDQMQSVNHV